A stretch of DNA from Ciona intestinalis chromosome 8, KH, whole genome shotgun sequence:
AATTACTCGAATGGTTTCTTCACAGAATTTCGTGCCGCCTACGATATTTTTGTAACTGACTCCGATGATGGTACGATCTCCACAAAGGAGTTGAGCAAGTTAATGAAAATGCTCGGGCAAAATCCAACTGCCGAGGACTTGCGAGAAATGATAGCAGAGGTTGATATTGATGGTCAGTATATTCCCATCACATCACCTCACTTCATCATTGTACCATACACCACATCACTTGTTTAGGCGGTTAGCAACATCAAACACGGTTCATCACAGCGCATTCATCGATAGAACATGGCACAAGCATGGGATATACTACACTACTTGCATATATATAAGCATCGTTGTAAGTCAATAGACAAAGAAATAGGACGCCAAGAAAAGTTTTATTCTCCTGCATGCATTATAATTTGCCGTCTGCACGTTGCCGCTCGCCTTTGATATTTGATACTGGAATATCCTCATGGGAATGATTAATTGCATGCCATTTCATTTCACGGGTGCTTGTATACTTGAATTGGTCAGTTATTATGCGATGATTGATCAAAGGCAGTGGAACGATCGATTTCGAGGAGTTCTGCTTGATGATGTACCGCCAGATGCAAGCTGAGGAGGAGGCGAAGATTCCCGAACGTGGAGAGAAAGAGCTTTCCGAAGCTTTCCGAATGTTCGACCTTAATGGAGACGGTTTTATCGATTGGGATGAATTAAAGGTAAAGGTCATGGGCCGGGTCTATATATacagttctgtggggtaagacgagacacctttagcacatattattcaaatatgttgatcgtgttttaaacgattaacaacttTCCATGGGAGTCGCAAGGATagggttttatttgtttactatatcTAGGGAAAGAGGAGATGAAAATGCGTTTAATCTCTCTCAATAAATCTACCCTTCACCGacccaaaacaaaaaaagttaataattgCATTTCCTGTATAGATGGCGATGGAAGGAACAGGTGAGTCTATTGAAAAGTGGGAGGTCGACGACATGATGAACGATGGAGACAAAAACCAGGACGGCATGTTGGACTATGAAGGTGA
This window harbors:
- the LOC100175754 gene encoding troponin C, body wall muscle, with the protein product MEINLSDEQKTEFRAAYDIFVTDSDDGTISTKELSKLMKMLGQNPTAEDLREMIAEVDIDGSGTIDFEEFCLMMYRQMQAEEEAKIPERGEKELSEAFRMFDLNGDGFIDWDELKMAMEGTGESIEKWEVDDMMNDGDKNQDGMLDYEEFLNMMKFVQ